Proteins co-encoded in one Malus sylvestris chromosome 7, drMalSylv7.2, whole genome shotgun sequence genomic window:
- the LOC126630541 gene encoding autophagy-related protein 8f-like, with the protein MTKSSFKQAHEFEKRQAEASRIREKYSDRIPVIVEKAERSDIPNIDRKKYLVPADLTVGQFVHVIRKRIKLSAEKAIFIFVDNVLPATGAIMSTIYDEKKDADGFLYVTYSGENTFG; encoded by the exons ATGACCAAAAGCAGCTTCAAGCAAGCACATGAATTTG AGAAGAGACAGGCTGAGGCCTCAAGGATTAGAGAGAAATATTCAGACAGAATTCCA GTGATTGTGGAAAAGGCAGAGAGAAGCGATATTCCCAACATTGACAGGAAAAA ATACCTAGTTCCAGCTGATTTGACTGTGGGTCAATTTGTCCATGTCATCCGCAAGAGAATTAAACTGAGTGCAGAAAAGGCAATCTTCATATTTGTAGACAATGTCCTCCCAGCCACAG GAGCAATAATGTCTACCATATATGATGAAAAGAAGGATGCAGATGGATTTCTTTATGTTACATACAGTGGCGAGAACACATTTGGGTAG